A single region of the Sorghum bicolor cultivar BTx623 chromosome 7, Sorghum_bicolor_NCBIv3, whole genome shotgun sequence genome encodes:
- the LOC8085013 gene encoding starch synthase 3, chloroplastic/amyloplastic, with amino-acid sequence MEMALRSQSPLCLRSGPVFVVRPTAAGGGATQPLLRPTRFVRRRIIQRVVASPGCPNRKSRTNFPNVKVAAFSNYAPRLLVESSSKKSEHHDSRHHEETIDTFNGLSGSDVAESSNRDVEIEVDLQHNASSNSASREVYMAEEVDPNMSEEELPGNVLINMSSGEMETMDDAEVEEDKFELKFSGVLLRNAAVSELNPKDEHKAKEDVFVVDSSGTALDNAAVEEVVDEAEVEEDMVDVDILGLALNDVTMEEMDLMDREEALQENFDVNSPGNASSGGMYSGVDELGKPPSTSMDGIADNETRRNLKPVPLPIVRYQEQEKIVLSIVEEEGLIVGSCEEGQAVVDYHKQEENSTNFDEQKQLTDGFPDQGIYIVQFPKQNNDTVGSPKFLEQKQEFVGSYKQDRSIIGLHEHDQSIVGVPQQIQYIDQSIAGSHKQDESIASAPEKIQSVGGYIKPNQSIVGSCRQHESIIVVPEKIQSIISYNEIDQSIVGSHKQDKSVVSVPEQTQSIVSYSTTNQSTIDSYRQVESIIGVPEKVQSIISYDKLDKSIVGSHKQDESIVSVPEKIQSIVGYSKPDQSIVGLPKQQHSIVHIDERKQSIVGFPKQDLSIIGISKESQTMQLATVGTHDGLLMKGVEAKETSQKTEADTLQAEFYADNLLQKHKEGFTKETDEITIIEKINDEDLMMIEEEKSIGMEEQMVITEEDIPMAKVEIGIDKAKFLHLLSEEESSWDENEVGIIEDEEQYEVDETSMSTEQDIQESPNDNVDPQALQRMLQELAEKNSSLGNKLFAYPEVLKADSTIDLYFNRDLSAVANEPDVLIKGAFNGWKWKFFTEKLHKSELGGGWWCCKLYIPKQAYRMDFVFFNGRTLYENNDNNDFVIQIESTMDENLFEDFLAEEKQRELEKLANEEAERRRQTEEQRRREEERAADKADRAQAKVEVEMKKKKLHNVLGLARASVDNLWYIEPIATGQGATIRLYYNINSRPLVHSTEIWMHGGYNNWIDGLSFSERLVHHNDKDSDWCFADVVLPERTYVLDWVFADGPPGNARNYDNNGGHDFHATLPNNMTVEEYWMEEEQRIYTRLQQERREREEAIKRKAERNAKMKAEMKEKTMRMFLVSQKHIVYTEPLEIRAGTTVDVLYNPSNTVLTGKPEVWFRCSFNRWMYPGGVLPPQKMVQAENGSHLKATVYVPRDAYMMDFVFSESEEGGIYDNRNGLDYHIPVFGSIAKEPPMHIVHIAVEMAPIAKVGGLGDVVTSLSRAVQDLGHNVEVILPKHDCLNLSNVKNLHIHQSFSWGGSEIKVWRGLVEGLCVYFLEPQNGMFGVGCVYGRNDDRRFGFFCHSALEFLLQSRSSPNIIHCHDWSSAPVAWLYKENYAESSLANARVVFTIHNLEFGAHYIGKAMKYCDKATTVSNTYSREVSGHSAIVPHLGKFYGILNGIDPDIWDPYNDNFIPVHYTSENVIEGKRAAKKALQQKFGLQQIDVPIVGIVTRLTAQKGIHLIKHAIHRTLERNGQVVLLGSAPDPRIQADFVNLANTLHGVNHGQVRMSLTYDEPLSHLIYAGSDFILVPSIFEPCGLTQLVAMRYGTIPIVRKTGGLFDTVFDVDNDKERARARGLDPNGFSFDGADSKGVDYALNRAISAWFDARSWFHSLCKRVMEQDWSWNRPALDYIELYRSASKL; translated from the exons ATGGAGATGGCCCTACGGTCGCAGAGCCCTCTCTGCCTTCGGAGCGGGCCGGTCTTCGTTGTCCGGCCAACCGCCGCGGGCGGAGGGGCCACTCAG CCTTTGTTGAGACCTACCAGATTTGTGAGAAGAAGGATCATTCAACGCGTTGTAGCAAGTCCAG GATGTCCTAATAGGAAATCAAGGACGAATTTTCCTAACGTAAAAGTAGCTGCTTTTAGCAACTATGCTCCAAGGCTCCTTGTTGAGTCAAGCTCCAAGAAGAGCGAACACCATGATAGCAGACACCATGAAGAAACTATCGATACATTCAATGGGTTGTCAGGTTCTGATGTAGCAGAGTCAAGTAATAGAGATGTAGAAATTGAAGTGGATTTGCAGCACAATGCTTCAAGCAATTCAGCATCTCGGGAAGTGTATATGGCAGAAgaagttgatccaaatatgtctGAGGAGGAATTGCCAGGAAATGTATTGATTAATATGTCATCAGGGGAAATGGAAACAATGGATGATGCTGAGGTTGAGGAGGATAAGTTTGAGCTAAAGTTTTCAGGAGTTCTGTTGAGAAATGCTGCAGTTTCGGAATTGAATCCAAAGGATGAACATAAGGCTAAAGAAGACGTATTTGTGGTAGATTCGTCAGGAACTGCACTAGATAATGCTGCAGTGGAGGAAGTGGTAGATGAAGCTGAGGTTGAAGAGGATATGGTTGATGTGGATATCTTGGGACTTGCCTTGAATGATGTAACAATGGAGGAAATGGATTTGATGGATCGAGAAGAGGCTTTACAGGAAAATTTTGATGTCAATTCACCAGGCAATGCTTCAAGTGGTGGAATGTATAGCGGTGTGGATGAGTTGGGTAAACCGCCTTCAACATCCATGGATGGCATCGCCGATAATGAAACACGCCGAAATTTGAAGCCTGTGCCCTTACCAATTGTCAGGTACCAGGAACAAGAAAAAATAGTTTTAAGCATTGTTGAGGAAGAAGGGTTAATTGTTGGTTCATGTGAAGAAGGCCAAGCGGTGGTAGATTACCATAAGCAAGAGGAAAACTCTACCAATTTTGATGAACAGAAGCAATTAACTGACGGATTCCCTGATCAAGGCATATATATTGTTCAGTTCCCCAAGCAAAATAATGATACTGTTGGTTCCCCAAAATTCTTGGAGCAAAAACAAGAATTTGTTGGTTCCTATAAACAAGATCGATCAATCATTGGACTGCATGAACATGACCAGTCCATTGTTGGCGTGCCTCAGCAAATCCAGTACATTGATCAATCTATTGCTGGTTCTCATAAACAAGATGAATCAATTGCCAGTGCACCTGAGAAAATCCAATCTGTTGGTGGCTATATAAAACCAAATCAATCTATTGTTGGTTCTTGTAGACAACATGAATCGATTATTGTTGTGCCTGAGAAAATCCAATCCATCATCAGCTACAATGAAATAGATCAATCTATTGTTGGTTCTCACAAACAAGACAAATCTGTTGTTAGTGTGCCTGAGCAAACCCAATCCATTGTTAGTTACAGCACAACAAATCAATCtaccattgattcttatagacAAGTTGAATCAATTATTGGTGTGCCTGAGAAAGTCCAATCCATCATCAGTTACGATAAACTAGATAAATCTATTGTGGGTTCTCATAAACAAGATGAGTCTATTGTTAGTGTGCCTGAGAAAATCCAATCCATTGTCGGTTACAGTAAACCAGATCAGTCTATTGTTGGCTTGCCCAAACAGCAACACTCAATTGTTCATATTGACGAACGAAAACAATCCATAGTTGGTTTCCCTAAACAAGATCTATCAATCATTGGTATCTCCAAGGAGTCTCAAACAATGCAACTGGCTACTGTTGGGACTCATGATGGATTGCTTATGAAGGGAGTGGAAGCTAAGGAGACATCTCAAAAGACTGAAGCTGATACACTTCAGGCAGAGTTCTATGCTGACAACTTGTTGCAGAAACATAAGGAAGGCTTCACTAAAGAAACAGACGAGATAACAATTATTgagaaaattaatgatgaagatcTTATGATGATTGAAGAGGAGAAAAGCATAGGCATGGAAGAACAGATGGTTATTACTGAGGAAGACATTCCAATGGCTAAGGTTGAGATAGGAATTGACAAGGCCAAATTTTTACATCTGCTTTCTGAAGAAGAGAGTTCATGGGACGAAAATGAAGTGGGGATAATTGAGGATGAAGAACAGTATGAAGTTGATGAGACATCTATGTCCACTGAACAAGATATCCAGGAGTCACCTAATGATAACGTGGATCCACAAGCACTACAGAGGATGCTTCAAGAGCTTGCTGAAAAAAATTCTTCGCTGGGAAACAAGTTGTTTGCTTATCCAGAGGTATTGAAAGCTGATTCAACAATTGATCTCTATTTCAATCGTGACCTATCAGCTGTGGCCAATGAGCCTGACGTACTCATCAAAGGAGCATTCAATGGGTGGAAGTGGAAGTTTTTCACTGAAAAATTGCACAAGAGCGAGCTGGGAGGGGGCTGGTGGTGCTGCAAACTATACATTCCCAAGCAGGCATACAGAATGGACTTTGTGTTCTTTAACGGACGCACGTTATATGAAAATAATGACAATAATGATTTTGTGATACAAATAGAAAGCACCATGGATGAAAATTTATTTGAGGATTTCTTGGCTGAAGAAAAGCAACGAGAACTTGAGAAACTTGCGAATGAGGAAGCTGAAAGGAGGAGACAGACTGAAGAGCAGCGGCGAAGGGAGGAAGAAAGGGCCGCAGATAAAGCTGACAGGGCACAAGCCAAGGTTGAGGTAGAAATGAAGAAGAAAAAATTGCACAATGTATTGGGTTTAGCCAGAGCTTCTGTTGATAATTTGTGGTATATTGAGCCCATTGCAACTGGACAAGGGGCTACTATCAGATTGTATTATAATATAAACTCAAGACCTCTAGTTCACAGTACTGAGATATGGATGCACGGTGGCTATAACAATTGGATTGATGGACTCTCTTTTTCTGAAAGACTTGTTCATCATAATGACAAAGATTCTGATtggtgttttgcagatg TTGTCTTACCTGAAAGAACATATGTGTTGGACTGGGTTTTCGCTGACGGGCCGCCAGGGAATGCAAGGAATTATGACAACAATGGAGGACATGATTTTCATGCTACCCTTCCGAATAACATGACTGTGGAAGAATATTGGATGGAAGAAGAACAAAGGATCTATACAAGGCTTCAACAAGAGAGGAGGGAAAGGGAGGAGGCTATTAAAAGGAAG GCTGAGAGAAATGCAAAAATGAAAGCTGAGATGAAGGAAAAGACTATGAGAATGTTCCTGGTTTCTCAGAAACACATTGTTTACACTGAACCACTTGAAATTCGTGCTGGAACTACTGTTGATGTGCTTTATAATCCTTCTAATACAGTGCTAACTGGAAAGCCAGAGGTTTGGTTTCGATGTTCGTTTAACCGCTGGATGTATCCAGGTGGGGTGTTGCCACCTCAGAAGATGGTACAAGCAGAAAATGGTTCACACTTAAAAGCAACAG TTTATGTTCCGCGAGATGCATATATGATGGACTTTGTTTTCTCGGAGTCAGAAGAAGGTGGAATTTATGATAACAGGAATGGGTTAGACTATCATATTCCTGTTTTTGGTTCAATTGCAAAGGAACCACCTATGCACATTGTCCACATTGCTGTTGAGATGGCACCAATTGCAAAG GTTGGAGGTCTTGGTGATGTTGTTACTAGTCTTTCACGCGCTGTGCAAGATTTAGGACACAATGTGGAGGTTATTCTTCCAAAGCACGATTGCTTGAATCTAAGCAAT GTCAAGAATTTACATATCCATCAAAGTTTTTCTTGGGGTGGTTCTGAAATAAAAGTATGGCGTGGACTAGTTGAAGGCCTTTGTGTTTACTTCTTGGAACCTCAAAATGG TATGTTTGGAGTCGGATGTGTATATGGAAGGAACGATGACCGCCGATTTGGCTTCTTCTGTCATTCTGCTCTAGAGTTTCTCCTCCAGAGTAGATCTTCTCCG AACATAATACATTGCCATGATTGGTCAAGTGCTCCTGTTGCTTGGCTATACAAGGAAAACTATGCAGAGTCTAGTTTGGCAAATGCACGGGTGGTATTCACCATCCACAATCTTGAATTTGGAGCGCATTATATTGGCAAAGCAATGAAATATTGTGATAAAGCCACAACT GTCTCTAATACATATTCAAGGGAAGTGTCAGGTCATAGTGCCATCGTTCCCCATCTTGGAAAATTCTATGGCATTCTCAATGGAATTGATCCAGATATATGGGATCCGTACAATGATAACTTTATCCCG GTCCACTACACTTCTGAGAATGTCATTGAAGGCAAGAGGGCTGCTAAGAAGGCATTGCAGCAGAAGTTTGGGTTACAGCAAATCGATGTGCCCATCGTAGGAATCGTGACTCGCCTGACAGCCCAAAAGGGAATCCACCTGATCAAGCATGCGATTCATCGAACACTTGAACGAAATGGACAG GTGGTTTTGCTTGGTTCGGCACCAGACCCTCGAATCCAAGCTGATTTTGTTAACTTGGCCAATACGCTCCACGGCGTAAACCATGGGCAAGTGAGGATGTCCTTAACCTACGATGAGCCTCTTTCGCATCTG ATATATGCTGGCTCTGACTTCATTCTGGTCCCATCTATATTTGAGCCTTGCGGCTTAACTCAGCTCGTTGCAATGCGGTATGGAACCATCCCTATTGTCCGCAAAACTGGAG GGCTCTTCGACACTGTCTTTGATGTGGACAACGACAAGGAACGAGCCCGAGCTCGAGGTCTTGATCCCAACGGGTTTAGCTTCGACGGAGCTGACAGCAAGGGTGTTGACTATGCCCTCAACAG GGCGATCTCTGCTTGGTTCGACGCCCGGAGCTGGTTCCACTCCCTTTGCAAGAGAGTCATGGAGCAGGACTGGTCATGGAACCGGCCTGCCCTGGACTACATCGAGCTCTACCGTTCAGCGTCCAAATTGTGA
- the LOC8071138 gene encoding polyphenol oxidase I, chloroplastic, translating into MNGSMASACATSRPLASAPSACPSKKTTAARFRRRRTVSCRATAGGDNDGLLWPLPRRDVMLNGLTGVAAGLAWYPGVASGADSSTTSPCTAADKVNEKVLQCTDTANQKPCPLVSPSSPVDFTPETKVKRVRQAVHLLSRENQEKYKEAVAKMKALPESNPLSFKAQAAIHQAYCDSYYSYHRSSSAAKKDGVDPAFDVHFSWIFAPWHRMYIYFYERALGQLIGDDTFALPFWSWDHPAGMVVPALFKGSFVNPLCNPNRNMANVDALVDLDYLSHKDDKPIDFKGPKDEKYKDLVNRNLCTIYTQQVRKGPESFLGEKYCTAIEGRGSAGTLESMAHTAMHVWVGKPTTKPCDASTGGVLSHKDGAFNCNNDMGFLGTAGNDPVFYSHHANVDRMWHLWSTRLGGGQGITDTDWLDATFVFYDDVKSPRKVRIKFRDVLDTRDLGYTYDAEYDRDLPWLRPKITKLVPHGKESGAAARSSAAAPVFPLALTKGQVVEVPAVAVPAREAGKEQLLVIDGIEFDPQANNKFDVAINLPADKALQVGPQYKEYAGSFAVVPGSGGGETRIGKVTLCITDVLYDLDAEDDSSVDVVIVPRTDAKVTINVRPIIKNRN; encoded by the exons ATGAACGGATCCATGGCAAGCGCCTGCGCCACCTCCAGGCCCCTCGCCTCGGCGCCCTCTGCATGCCCGTCCAAGAAGACCACCGCCGCCAGATTCCGGCGGCGCCGCACGGTGTCGTGCAGGGCCACCGCCGGCGGCGACAATGACGGCCTCCTGTGGCCGCTGCCCCGTCGGGACGTGATGCTCAACGGCCTGACCGGTGTGGCCGCCGGGCTCGCCTGGTACCCTGGCGTGGCGTCCGGTGCAGATTCGTCGACGACTTCGCCGTGCACGGCGGCGGACAAGGTGAACGAGAAGGTGTTGCAGTGCACGGACACGGCGAATCAGAAGCCCTGCCCTCTGGTGTCGCCGTCGTCCCCCGTCGACTTCACGCCGGAGACGAAGGTGAAGCGCGTCCGGCAGGcggtgcatctcctgagccgcGAAAACCAGGAGAAGTACAAGGAGGCCGTCGCGAAGATGAAGGCGCTGCCGGAGTCGAACCCGCTGAGCTTCAAGGCGCAGGCCGCCATCCACCAGGCCTACTGCGACAGCTACTACAGCTACCACcggtcgtcgtcggcggcgaagAAGGACGGCGTCGACCCCGCCTTCGACGTCCACTTCTCGTGGATCTTCGCGCCGTGGCACCGCATGTACATCTACTTCTACGAGCGCGCCCTCGGGCAGCTCATCGGCGACGACACCTTCGCGCTGCCGTTCTGGAGCTGGGACCACCCTGCCGGCATGGTGGTCCCGGCTCTTTTCAAGGGCTCCTTCGTCAACCCGCTGTGCAACCCCAACCGGAACATGGCCAATGTCGACGCCCTAGTCGACCTAGACTACCTCAGCCACAAAGATGACAAGCCCATCGATTTCAAGGGCCCAAAGGACGAAAAATACAAGGATCTTGTTAACAGGAACCTGTGCACCATATACACCCag CAAGTACGTAAGGGCCCGGAGTCGTTCCTGGGGGAGAAGTACTGCACGGCCATCGAGGGCCGCGGCAGCGCGGGTACGCTGGAGAGTATGGCGCACACGGCGATGCACGTCTGGGTGGGCAAGCCGACGACGAAGCCCTGCGACGCCAGCACCGGCGGCGTGCTGAGCCACAAGGACGGCGCCTTCAACTGCAACAACGACATGGGGTTCCTGGGGACGGCCGGGAACGACCCGGTCTTCTACTCCCACCACGCCAACGTCGACCGCATGTGGCACCTCTGGTCCACCAGGCtcggcggcgggcagggcatcACGGACACGGACTGGCTCGACGCCACCTTCGTCTTCTACGACGACGTCAAGAGCCCCCGGAAGGTCCGGATCAAGTTCCGCGACGTCCTGGACACGCGCGACCTCGGCTACACCTACGACGCCGAGTACGACAGGGACCTGCCGTGGCTGCGACCCAAGATCACGAAGCTGGTGCCGCACGGCAAGGAGAGCGGCGCGGCGGCGaggtcgtcggcggcggcgccggtgtTCCCGCTCGCCCTGACCAAGGGCCAGGTCGTGGAGGTGCCGGCCGTGGCTGTGCCGGCCAGGGAGGCCGGGAAGGAGCAGCTGCTGGTGATCGACGGCATCGAGTTCGACCCGCAGGCCAACAACAAGTTCGACGTCGCCATCAACCTGCCCGCGGACAAGGCGTTGCAGGTCGGGCCGCAGTACAAGGAGTACGCCGGGAGCTTCGCCGTCGTGCCgggctccggcggcggcgagacGCGGATCGGGAAAGTCACCCTCTGCATCACCGACGTGCTGTACGACCTCGACGCTGAGGACGACAGCTCCGTCGACGTCGTTATCGTGCCGCGTACAGATGCCAAGGTCACCATCAACGTTCGCCCCATCATCAAGAATCGAAACTAG